In Vibrio alfacsensis, the following proteins share a genomic window:
- a CDS encoding HlyD family type I secretion periplasmic adaptor subunit: MSRNNYNKLSSEELDFVDDKTAALLLNTPTNARIMLWVMVLFFIAAIGWASWAQIDKVTVGQGKVIPSSQIQVVQNLEGGLVKEILVKEGQQVKKDQQLLLIDDTRFRSDYREREQQVANLTASVLQLSASINSVEVNRDFDDKNWEKSVVLDYGKLTFPPSLEENQPRLTLRQKAEYREDLDNLRNQLSVLDQQVKQKQQDLIEIQARVNNLRQSYQFAQKELDITKPLADEGVVPRIELLKLQRQVNDTRRELTSSELKIPMIRSSIRESMLNRINAALNFRSEQQEKLNNTQDQLSALVESAVGLEDRVNRTVVVSPVTGTIKTLNVNTVGGVIQPGMDIVEIVPTEDTLLVEAKIAPQDIAFLRPHLHAIVKFTAYDFTKYGGLEGELEHISADTTQDEEGNSFYIVRVRTDKTNFGQNADLPIIPGMTASVDIITGKRTVLEYLLKPILSAKTNALKE, from the coding sequence ATGAGCCGCAACAATTACAACAAGTTAAGTAGTGAGGAGTTGGATTTTGTCGATGATAAAACAGCGGCCTTACTCCTCAATACCCCGACAAATGCCCGTATTATGCTCTGGGTTATGGTTCTGTTCTTTATTGCCGCGATCGGTTGGGCATCGTGGGCACAAATTGACAAAGTCACCGTAGGGCAAGGTAAAGTGATTCCCTCTTCACAAATCCAAGTGGTGCAAAACCTCGAGGGGGGATTGGTGAAAGAAATCTTGGTAAAAGAAGGGCAACAAGTAAAAAAAGATCAACAACTTTTATTGATAGATGACACAAGATTTCGCTCTGATTATCGCGAACGCGAACAGCAAGTCGCCAACTTAACCGCCTCAGTCCTGCAACTTTCAGCTTCGATCAACAGCGTCGAAGTAAATCGAGATTTTGATGACAAAAACTGGGAAAAGAGCGTGGTTCTTGACTATGGGAAACTGACTTTCCCACCAAGCTTAGAAGAAAACCAACCTAGGCTGACACTGCGCCAAAAAGCCGAATACCGCGAAGATCTCGACAATCTAAGAAACCAACTTTCCGTACTGGATCAGCAAGTAAAACAGAAACAACAAGATTTAATCGAAATCCAAGCCCGTGTAAACAACTTGCGTCAAAGCTATCAATTTGCACAAAAAGAGCTCGATATAACAAAACCGTTAGCGGATGAGGGTGTGGTTCCACGAATCGAATTGCTCAAATTACAACGCCAAGTAAACGATACTCGACGAGAGCTCACCTCAAGCGAATTGAAAATCCCAATGATTCGCTCGTCTATCCGAGAATCAATGCTTAATCGTATCAATGCCGCATTGAATTTCCGCTCAGAGCAACAAGAAAAGCTTAATAATACCCAAGACCAACTATCTGCTTTAGTTGAATCTGCCGTTGGCTTAGAGGACCGCGTAAACCGGACTGTCGTGGTCTCGCCAGTAACTGGTACAATTAAGACATTGAATGTAAACACCGTTGGCGGCGTAATCCAACCTGGTATGGATATCGTCGAGATTGTCCCAACCGAAGACACGCTGTTAGTGGAAGCGAAAATCGCGCCTCAAGACATCGCGTTTTTACGCCCTCACTTGCATGCCATTGTGAAATTTACCGCTTATGACTTCACCAAATATGGTGGCCTCGAGGGTGAATTAGAGCACATCAGTGCCGACACTACTCAAGATGAAGAGGGTAACAGTTTTTACATTGTACGAGTACGAACCGATAAAACCAATTTCGGTCAAAATGCGGATTTACCCATCATTCCGGGTATGACTGCATCTGTCGATATTATTACCGGTAAACGAACCGTTCTAGAATATCTATTGAAGCCCATTTTGAGTGCAAAAACTAACGCTCTAAAAGAGTAA
- a CDS encoding transglutaminase-like cysteine peptidase → MPSDLKRKVTLIACLSCFSFQIGALNSEEQRWVDAVTSVYGERAGKRVMTWRSNLDTYQSFGSQEKLKAVNDFFNQLYFVDDIKLWGKKDYWATPLEFLGSNGGDCEDFTIAKYFSLLELGVPDSKMRLVYVKAIELNQFHMVLAYYPTPSSEPLILDNLNPRIVLASKRSDLLPIYSFNGSNLWLMKSAASSGELAGKSSRLSLWNDLRSRERKLQLNKPKINYDE, encoded by the coding sequence ATGCCCTCAGATTTGAAGCGTAAAGTAACGTTAATTGCATGTTTGAGTTGCTTTTCGTTTCAAATTGGCGCGTTAAACAGCGAGGAACAAAGATGGGTAGATGCCGTTACATCCGTGTACGGTGAGCGAGCCGGCAAGCGAGTTATGACTTGGCGCTCAAACCTTGACACCTATCAATCGTTTGGATCTCAAGAAAAACTGAAAGCCGTCAACGACTTTTTCAATCAGTTGTATTTCGTTGATGACATTAAGCTGTGGGGAAAAAAGGACTATTGGGCGACACCATTGGAGTTTTTAGGCAGTAACGGAGGCGACTGCGAAGACTTCACCATTGCCAAGTATTTTTCATTATTAGAACTTGGCGTGCCTGACTCAAAAATGCGCTTAGTTTACGTTAAAGCCATTGAGCTTAATCAGTTTCACATGGTTTTAGCCTACTACCCAACCCCTAGCTCAGAACCTCTGATCCTCGACAACTTAAATCCGAGGATTGTTTTAGCTTCCAAGCGTAGCGATTTGCTACCGATATACAGTTTTAATGGTTCAAACCTCTGGTTAATGAAATCCGCGGCTAGTAGCGGAGAATTGGCCGGAAAATCATCACGTTTGAGCCTTTGGAATGACTTACGCTCGCGTGAACGTAAGTTGCAGTTAAATAAACCTAAAATTAACTATGACGAGTGA